One window of Uloborus diversus isolate 005 chromosome 3, Udiv.v.3.1, whole genome shotgun sequence genomic DNA carries:
- the LOC129218659 gene encoding uncharacterized protein LOC129218659 isoform X2, with protein MVIRYTMVGSQVGKVFNLLSTTVGFFWKMGTFLCYEMPKRTITLYIRVQKTVLYMPFRYVTRLYAFVCKYLPWSTSTQKTTAPSPSEPKEPNVLTFLTNGDTRPKTITEEMRKLVVGSAKAIDTMESRRKKLRNQRHKLESWAVDNEKKTNEMFQIAVEEKQMIKVIAAAVQRLKTLKSKREKVDSKFSEGTRKFFANGTSSASKILENKTIVEEFLKKQMDENGKIKVYNNMLGSPNNGEIEEASSEPVSTDSSEPVENKVYQFKIKQNSEILQGIEVIKEENIALKQRLSATNEKLEWFLETSDNLVDEMVKLSLQFAKVNALNKEISELQTQLAEGREMLCAVQTDRDEMKAKLKTLEGMIKEEEDYLGYENSFESGFEDFPMCNGMSDFKEPLPC; from the coding sequence gtAGGAAAAGTGTTCAATCTTCTGTCTACTACTGTTGGGTTTTTCTGGAAGATGGGAACATTCCTATGCTACGAGATGCCGAAACGAACCATCACCCTTTACATTCGAGTTCAGAAAACTGTCTTGTACATGCCATTTAGATATGTGACCCGACTTTATGCTTTTGTATGCAAATACTTACCATGGTCAACGTCCACACAGAAAACTACTGCTCCTTCTCCTTCAGAACCCAAAGAGCCTAACGTCCTGACGTTTTTAACAAACGGAGATACTAGACCAAAGACAATAACAGAAGAAATGAGAAAGCTTGTTGTCGGGTCTGCGAAAGCGATTGATACAATGGAATCCCGcagaaaaaagttaagaaatcaGCGTCATAAGCTTGAAAGCTGGGCGGTCGACAACGAGAAAAAAACTAACGAAATGTTTCAAATTGCTGTCGAAGAAAAGCAAATGATAAAAGTTATTGCTGCAGCTGTACAGAgactaaaaactttgaaatcGAAAAGAGAAAAGGTAGACAGCAAATTTTCTGAAGGAACAAGGAAGTTCTTTGCAAATGGAACTTCTTCAGcgagtaaaattttggaaaacaaaacTATCGTTGAAGAATTCTTAAAAAAGCAGATGGACGAAAATGGCAAAATCAAGGTGTATAACAATATGCTCGGGTCCCCGAACAATGGAGAGATTGAAGAAGCAAGTTCGGAACCAGTAAGTACAGACTCGTCTGAGCCTGTTGAGAATAAGGTATATCAGTTCAAAATCAAACAAAACTCGGAAATTCTTCAAGGCATTGAAGTGATTAAAGAAGAGAATATTGCATTAAAACAACGTCTTTCTGCGACGAATGAGAAGTTGGAGTGGTTTCTGGAAACTTCTGACAATCTCGTTGACGAGATGGTTAAATTAAGTCTACAGTTTGCGAAAGTAAATGCCTTGAATAAGGAAATCTCGGAACTCCAAACTCAACTCGCGGAAGGTAGAGAAATGTTGTGCGCTGTACAAACTGATCGTGATGAAATGAAAGCCAAATTGAAAACTCTAGAGGGTATGATCAAAGAGGAAGAGGACTATTTGGGTTACGAAAACTCTTTTGAATCTGGTTTTGAAGATTTTCCAATGTGCAATGGAATGTCTGATTTTAAAGAACCTTTACCGTGTTAA
- the LOC129218659 gene encoding uncharacterized protein LOC129218659 isoform X1 produces MEDIWRFIEKLLSFLPKPFRLVGKVFNLLSTTVGFFWKMGTFLCYEMPKRTITLYIRVQKTVLYMPFRYVTRLYAFVCKYLPWSTSTQKTTAPSPSEPKEPNVLTFLTNGDTRPKTITEEMRKLVVGSAKAIDTMESRRKKLRNQRHKLESWAVDNEKKTNEMFQIAVEEKQMIKVIAAAVQRLKTLKSKREKVDSKFSEGTRKFFANGTSSASKILENKTIVEEFLKKQMDENGKIKVYNNMLGSPNNGEIEEASSEPVSTDSSEPVENKVYQFKIKQNSEILQGIEVIKEENIALKQRLSATNEKLEWFLETSDNLVDEMVKLSLQFAKVNALNKEISELQTQLAEGREMLCAVQTDRDEMKAKLKTLEGMIKEEEDYLGYENSFESGFEDFPMCNGMSDFKEPLPC; encoded by the coding sequence gtAGGAAAAGTGTTCAATCTTCTGTCTACTACTGTTGGGTTTTTCTGGAAGATGGGAACATTCCTATGCTACGAGATGCCGAAACGAACCATCACCCTTTACATTCGAGTTCAGAAAACTGTCTTGTACATGCCATTTAGATATGTGACCCGACTTTATGCTTTTGTATGCAAATACTTACCATGGTCAACGTCCACACAGAAAACTACTGCTCCTTCTCCTTCAGAACCCAAAGAGCCTAACGTCCTGACGTTTTTAACAAACGGAGATACTAGACCAAAGACAATAACAGAAGAAATGAGAAAGCTTGTTGTCGGGTCTGCGAAAGCGATTGATACAATGGAATCCCGcagaaaaaagttaagaaatcaGCGTCATAAGCTTGAAAGCTGGGCGGTCGACAACGAGAAAAAAACTAACGAAATGTTTCAAATTGCTGTCGAAGAAAAGCAAATGATAAAAGTTATTGCTGCAGCTGTACAGAgactaaaaactttgaaatcGAAAAGAGAAAAGGTAGACAGCAAATTTTCTGAAGGAACAAGGAAGTTCTTTGCAAATGGAACTTCTTCAGcgagtaaaattttggaaaacaaaacTATCGTTGAAGAATTCTTAAAAAAGCAGATGGACGAAAATGGCAAAATCAAGGTGTATAACAATATGCTCGGGTCCCCGAACAATGGAGAGATTGAAGAAGCAAGTTCGGAACCAGTAAGTACAGACTCGTCTGAGCCTGTTGAGAATAAGGTATATCAGTTCAAAATCAAACAAAACTCGGAAATTCTTCAAGGCATTGAAGTGATTAAAGAAGAGAATATTGCATTAAAACAACGTCTTTCTGCGACGAATGAGAAGTTGGAGTGGTTTCTGGAAACTTCTGACAATCTCGTTGACGAGATGGTTAAATTAAGTCTACAGTTTGCGAAAGTAAATGCCTTGAATAAGGAAATCTCGGAACTCCAAACTCAACTCGCGGAAGGTAGAGAAATGTTGTGCGCTGTACAAACTGATCGTGATGAAATGAAAGCCAAATTGAAAACTCTAGAGGGTATGATCAAAGAGGAAGAGGACTATTTGGGTTACGAAAACTCTTTTGAATCTGGTTTTGAAGATTTTCCAATGTGCAATGGAATGTCTGATTTTAAAGAACCTTTACCGTGTTAA